One window from the genome of Pseudomonadota bacterium encodes:
- a CDS encoding helix-turn-helix domain-containing protein, with product MMKSTVNCPNDHGKMSLKKVEKQKTFRGIKIKYQAETYICDECGISVGTIEQAAAIQNTIADAYRETKGLLTGNEIKRKRKELGWTQKELSRKAGVGVVSIKRWENGIIQTKSMDKALKSAFDGRQVGNPYTGNRAAISIPRIKLVMIALEEEVGCKFLVDGDKLLFDVKYLWYVDMLAFKEIGQSVTGATYAALPFGPQLNNYNELISLIRAADETKAETLTEEEKRIIIKVAAAFPRKKMAYDAAHREQVWKKRNTGALIPYTDASELTEI from the coding sequence ATGATGAAAAGTACTGTTAATTGCCCAAACGATCATGGGAAGATGTCACTAAAAAAAGTTGAAAAACAGAAAACATTTAGGGGCATAAAGATTAAATATCAAGCAGAAACTTATATATGTGATGAATGCGGAATCAGTGTTGGGACAATAGAACAGGCTGCTGCAATACAAAATACAATAGCTGATGCTTATAGAGAGACAAAAGGTTTATTAACCGGCAATGAAATAAAAAGAAAAAGAAAAGAGTTAGGGTGGACTCAAAAGGAACTGTCAAGAAAAGCCGGAGTTGGTGTTGTAAGCATTAAAAGATGGGAAAATGGTATTATACAAACCAAATCAATGGATAAGGCACTCAAGAGCGCTTTCGATGGAAGACAAGTTGGAAACCCCTATACCGGTAACAGGGCTGCGATATCGATCCCAAGAATTAAACTGGTAATGATAGCGCTTGAAGAAGAAGTAGGCTGTAAATTCCTTGTTGATGGGGATAAGCTGTTATTTGATGTAAAGTATTTGTGGTATGTTGATATGCTTGCATTTAAAGAGATTGGCCAGAGTGTTACCGGTGCAACCTATGCAGCATTGCCATTTGGGCCACAACTTAATAATTACAACGAACTGATAAGTTTAATCCGAGCCGCTGATGAAACAAAAGCTGAAACTTTGACAGAGGAAGAAAAAAGAATAATTATTAAGGTTGCTGCTGCCTTCCCACGCAAAAAGATGGCTTATGATGCTGCCCACCGAGAGCAAGTTTGGAAAAAAAGAAACACTGGGGCTTTGATTCCCTATACGGATGCATCAGAGCTGACAGAGATATAA
- a CDS encoding addiction module protein, with the protein MESIDQLAKKAIELRPIERIRLVEAILYSLDKPDPDIEKSWIAESEARYEAHKRGELEAIDWDEIKKRYEV; encoded by the coding sequence ATGGAATCAATAGATCAATTAGCAAAAAAGGCGATAGAACTTCGACCGATAGAACGAATTCGTTTGGTTGAGGCTATTTTATACAGCCTCGATAAACCTGATCCGGATATCGAAAAAAGTTGGATTGCCGAATCCGAAGCCCGATATGAAGCTCATAAGCGAGGAGAGCTTGAGGCTATTGATTGGGATGAAATTAAAAAGAGGTATGAAGTTTGA
- a CDS encoding type II toxin-antitoxin system RelE/ParE family toxin: MKVRFLSPANNELDEAVRYYNHQLPGLGFRFFQEIAAAIERIEFMPEAWTKTGERTRRCILKGFPYALLYIVDPEEIIITAVAHLHRDPEHYKDRIK; the protein is encoded by the coding sequence TTGAAAGTCCGTTTTTTATCTCCTGCAAATAATGAATTAGATGAAGCAGTGCGATACTATAACCACCAATTGCCCGGGTTAGGCTTTCGCTTTTTTCAGGAAATTGCAGCAGCTATCGAACGAATAGAGTTTATGCCGGAAGCGTGGACGAAAACAGGTGAACGAACAAGACGCTGCATTCTAAAGGGTTTTCCTTATGCTCTTCTCTATATTGTAGATCCAGAAGAAATTATCATCACTGCTGTAGCGCATCTACACAGAGATCCGGAACATTACAAAGATAGAATCAAGTAA
- a CDS encoding MBL fold metallo-hydrolase, with translation MKHKNIFTIISTLVTFLVFTSFLYAKEQAEVQVSAQKIADNIYMFTDSGGMGNSTVLAGNDGVLMIDTKVADSVDKLLSKIAELSSKPVRFAIITHWHYDHVGGNQKVAETGATILAHENVRKQMGIEHEMKIFNKKVPPASQIALPLLTYEKEITFHMDSEVVKVFHLEAGHTDGDSVIYFKNANVLCTGDLYFEGIYPYIGIYSGGTINGMIKVINQILPMIDENTKVVPGHGPLSNKAKLEQYVSMLTTIRDNVSKLMQEGKTTEEVVAAKPTQAYDEKWGKGFLPPDKFAGLVYMDLSPELP, from the coding sequence ATGAAACACAAAAATATTTTCACAATAATCTCAACCCTTGTTACCTTTTTGGTATTTACTTCTTTTTTGTATGCTAAAGAGCAAGCTGAAGTTCAGGTAAGTGCCCAGAAAATTGCTGATAATATTTATATGTTTACCGATTCCGGCGGCATGGGCAATAGTACTGTTTTAGCGGGTAATGACGGTGTTTTGATGATCGATACTAAAGTTGCAGACTCTGTTGATAAGCTTCTTTCCAAAATCGCGGAATTAAGCAGTAAACCTGTCCGTTTTGCAATTATTACCCATTGGCATTATGATCATGTTGGGGGAAACCAAAAAGTCGCTGAAACCGGAGCAACTATTCTTGCCCATGAAAATGTTCGAAAGCAAATGGGCATAGAGCACGAGATGAAAATATTTAACAAGAAGGTTCCGCCTGCATCACAGATAGCACTGCCGCTTCTTACGTATGAGAAAGAAATAACATTTCATATGGACAGCGAAGTAGTAAAAGTATTTCATCTGGAAGCCGGACATACTGATGGCGACTCTGTAATATATTTTAAAAATGCTAATGTACTTTGCACGGGCGATCTTTATTTTGAAGGGATTTATCCTTATATCGGAATCTATTCCGGCGGAACAATCAACGGTATGATTAAGGTCATTAATCAAATTCTTCCGATGATTGATGAAAATACCAAAGTTGTTCCGGGTCATGGCCCGTTGTCAAATAAAGCAAAACTTGAGCAGTACGTTTCAATGTTGACCACAATCAGAGATAACGTGAGCAAGCTTATGCAGGAAGGCAAAACAACGGAAGAAGTTGTTGCCGCAAAACCTACTCAGGCATATGATGAAAAATGGGGAAAAGGATTTCTGCCGCCGGATAAATTCGCCGGTTTAGTATATATGGATCTATCACCGGAATTGCCATAA
- a CDS encoding TM2 domain-containing protein: MNNSNDTHLKSIGYILWIFGFMGGHRFYYGKPVTGTIWFFTLGLCFIGWIIDLFLIPSMDREADLRFPAGKLDYTIAWILLTFLGLFGIHRFYMGKWISGIIYLLTGGLLGIGYLYDLWTLNDQVSAINTET; encoded by the coding sequence ATGAACAATTCAAACGACACACATCTCAAGTCTATCGGCTACATCCTCTGGATCTTCGGATTCATGGGCGGCCACCGGTTTTACTATGGAAAACCCGTTACGGGGACAATATGGTTTTTCACCTTAGGGCTTTGCTTTATCGGCTGGATTATTGATCTTTTTCTTATCCCGTCTATGGACCGAGAAGCCGATCTAAGATTTCCAGCCGGAAAGCTCGATTATACTATCGCCTGGATTCTATTAACCTTTCTTGGATTATTCGGTATACACCGTTTCTATATGGGAAAGTGGATAAGCGGAATAATTTACCTGCTTACGGGCGGCTTACTCGGAATAGGTTATCTTTATGATCTATGGACACTTAATGATCAGGTTTCAGCTATAAATACCGAAACCTGA
- a CDS encoding S1C family serine protease has product MKTIRIIFCIIIVFFVADTTFTKIYCSQGDDDNYYSEDLTEEDDYEEISEADDYEEISEEDDVDDISFQSDSFSVNSGAKDLEAELFDRYNPTGAVEKASIATVTVKTSMGTGSGFFITSNGYIITNKHVLRGDKNQLAKAKKHINKIDSDAKKYKKLFAAEEKLLEKREKQLKDYKEKIDKLTYIPLKEAETEKYKMAYDNYLRRKENFSSQKQEFLSNLDSYSNAKDDYSYNVAVGALSSNFTIIIKDGREFDVYLVAESKDADLALLKIDDIITPFIKPAMSRQTSQGQDVYAIGSPIGLRDSVSSGIISGYENGYIKTNAQIYPGNSGGPLITDDGKVIGVNTLKMLTRNFEGLGFAIPIEIAVSEFESYLNNP; this is encoded by the coding sequence GTGAAAACTATCCGAATAATCTTTTGCATAATTATTGTATTTTTTGTTGCAGATACCACATTTACAAAAATCTATTGTTCACAAGGTGATGATGATAATTATTACTCTGAAGACTTAACCGAAGAAGATGATTATGAAGAAATATCAGAAGCAGACGACTATGAAGAAATATCAGAAGAAGATGACGTTGATGATATATCCTTTCAGTCTGACTCCTTCTCAGTCAACTCGGGAGCAAAAGATTTGGAGGCAGAACTATTTGACCGCTATAATCCGACCGGAGCTGTAGAAAAGGCATCTATAGCTACCGTTACCGTCAAAACATCTATGGGAACCGGATCGGGTTTTTTTATAACTTCAAACGGCTATATTATAACGAATAAACATGTTCTGCGTGGTGATAAAAACCAACTGGCTAAAGCTAAGAAGCATATTAATAAAATAGATTCAGACGCAAAAAAGTACAAAAAGCTGTTTGCCGCCGAGGAAAAATTGCTTGAAAAGCGCGAAAAGCAACTGAAAGACTACAAAGAAAAGATTGACAAGCTGACTTATATACCGCTGAAAGAAGCCGAAACTGAAAAATATAAAATGGCTTACGATAACTATCTTAGGCGGAAAGAAAATTTCAGTTCTCAAAAACAGGAATTTCTTTCAAATCTCGATTCCTATTCAAACGCAAAAGATGATTACTCATATAATGTTGCAGTTGGTGCTCTTTCAAGCAATTTTACTATTATAATCAAGGATGGCCGTGAATTCGATGTTTACTTAGTTGCAGAAAGCAAAGATGCTGATTTGGCACTGCTTAAGATAGATGATATTATAACACCCTTTATCAAACCGGCCATGTCTCGCCAAACAAGTCAAGGACAAGATGTATATGCGATTGGGAGTCCAATTGGTTTAAGAGATTCCGTAAGCTCAGGCATTATTTCAGGCTATGAAAATGGTTATATTAAAACCAACGCCCAAATTTATCCTGGCAACAGCGGTGGCCCGCTTATAACTGATGATGGAAAAGTAATCGGCGTAAATACTTTAAAAATGCTTACTCGCAACTTTGAAGGTCTTGGTTTTGCTATACCCATTGAAATAGCTGTTTCAGAATTTGAAAGTTATTTAAACAATCCGTAA
- a CDS encoding MATE family efflux transporter yields MIERWSKPNGYRSVMAISLPLVASMGSITLMQFTDRIFLSNYSVDSISAALPAGLASFTCFSIFLGAVHYTNAFVAQYTGANALDRVGASVWQGIYFSIFAALLVASFVFISGHLFDMIGHSPHVRALEIKYFNILILGAVFPLLGSAMACFYTGRGLTRVVMFIHMAGAMVNIPLDYCLINGIGPFPEMGITGAAIATVASSAVIVLILGFFFFSSYNRSRFGTWNNRGFDKELFSRLMRYGLPSGIQFFLEIFGFTFFIQMLGRLGDLEMAASNIVLSLESLAFLPMVGFHIGNATLVGQAIGRGYPEDGVYATTSSLHVTLVYMAIISFFFVFLPEPLLYLFKARNYSPEQFAAIMDLGIVLLRFVAVFCFFDALNLIYSGAIKGAGDTRFIMWTIAALSLGGMIIPVYIAIEFLGAGIYTAWTIAAFYACLLGMAFMLRYRHGKWKKMRIIESSPVSS; encoded by the coding sequence ATGATCGAGCGCTGGTCTAAGCCCAATGGCTATCGAAGTGTTATGGCCATCAGTCTTCCTCTGGTGGCCTCCATGGGTTCTATTACGCTTATGCAGTTTACGGACAGGATATTTCTGTCCAATTATTCGGTAGACAGTATTTCGGCTGCTTTGCCTGCCGGCTTAGCATCTTTTACCTGCTTTTCAATTTTTCTGGGCGCTGTCCATTACACCAACGCCTTCGTGGCTCAGTATACCGGAGCAAACGCCCTTGATCGTGTAGGAGCATCGGTCTGGCAGGGTATCTATTTCTCAATTTTTGCCGCTTTACTAGTGGCTTCATTTGTTTTTATATCCGGTCACCTTTTCGATATGATTGGTCATTCTCCGCATGTCCGTGCTCTTGAAATAAAATATTTTAATATTCTTATACTGGGTGCTGTATTTCCTCTACTGGGCTCTGCCATGGCATGTTTTTATACGGGCAGAGGTCTGACGCGTGTGGTTATGTTTATCCACATGGCAGGTGCAATGGTAAACATACCTTTGGATTACTGCCTGATAAACGGTATCGGCCCTTTTCCGGAAATGGGTATTACAGGAGCTGCCATAGCCACAGTTGCGTCTTCAGCCGTTATTGTACTGATCCTTGGGTTTTTTTTCTTCAGCTCATATAATCGGTCTCGATTCGGCACATGGAATAACAGAGGTTTTGATAAAGAGCTTTTTAGCCGCCTTATGCGGTATGGTCTGCCAAGCGGCATACAGTTTTTTCTTGAAATATTCGGGTTCACTTTCTTCATTCAGATGCTGGGGCGGCTTGGGGATCTGGAGATGGCTGCATCCAACATCGTGCTTTCTTTAGAATCGCTTGCTTTTTTGCCGATGGTAGGATTTCACATCGGTAATGCCACACTGGTGGGCCAAGCAATCGGTCGCGGCTATCCGGAAGATGGAGTATATGCAACCACAAGCTCTTTGCATGTCACTCTTGTTTACATGGCAATCATTTCATTCTTTTTCGTATTTCTGCCTGAGCCCTTACTCTATCTTTTTAAGGCAAGGAATTACAGCCCTGAACAATTTGCAGCAATAATGGATCTGGGTATAGTTCTATTACGTTTTGTAGCGGTCTTCTGCTTTTTCGATGCTCTGAACCTTATTTATTCCGGAGCAATAAAGGGGGCAGGCGACACACGATTTATCATGTGGACCATTGCAGCTCTTTCTTTGGGGGGAATGATTATTCCGGTTTACATTGCAATAGAATTCTTAGGTGCGGGGATTTATACTGCGTGGACAATTGCCGCATTCTATGCCTGCCTCCTTGGAATGGCTTTTATGCTGCGCTATCGCCACGGCAAGTGGAAAAAAATGCGGATAATCGAGTCCAGCCCTGTTTCGTCATAG
- a CDS encoding DUF4384 domain-containing protein encodes MVYMKFYAAKNFAIIFFLLISTCIISGKSVYAAQSFITEAEGYACMGDDKSRKETEQSAVADSKRNAAETVMTHISSETSIKNFELEKDVISAYSNAKVKIIQQINGVWYNNASAGDCFKVSVKAEVIPDVKILKATEKEDSLENPDMPLKVAVWTNKKKYSLGDKIIIYIKGNKPFYASVLYKDVNGAMLQLLPNPYRREHYFNGGAVYTLPSGEDRYDLEVTPPFGEENIIVYASTSPLGGLDLAATGGVYQVKTKDTGIKTRGVKIKAKTNESRAETAEFFETGTPVKTGK; translated from the coding sequence ATGGTTTACATGAAATTTTATGCTGCTAAAAATTTTGCAATAATTTTTTTTCTGTTGATAAGCACTTGCATTATATCCGGTAAATCAGTTTATGCCGCACAGTCCTTTATTACGGAAGCAGAGGGCTATGCCTGTATGGGAGATGACAAGTCAAGAAAAGAAACGGAACAAAGTGCTGTTGCCGATTCCAAACGTAACGCAGCAGAAACAGTAATGACACATATTAGCAGTGAAACAAGCATTAAGAATTTTGAACTCGAAAAGGACGTTATTTCTGCTTACAGCAATGCCAAAGTAAAAATAATTCAACAGATAAATGGTGTCTGGTACAACAACGCTTCTGCCGGTGATTGTTTCAAGGTTAGTGTTAAGGCTGAAGTTATTCCTGATGTAAAAATTCTTAAAGCCACAGAAAAAGAAGATAGCCTTGAAAATCCCGATATGCCGCTTAAAGTTGCTGTTTGGACAAATAAGAAAAAGTACAGCTTAGGTGACAAAATTATAATTTATATCAAGGGAAATAAACCGTTTTATGCTTCTGTATTATACAAGGACGTAAATGGGGCCATGCTCCAGCTTTTACCGAATCCTTACAGAAGAGAACACTATTTCAACGGTGGTGCAGTCTATACCCTGCCTTCCGGAGAAGACAGGTACGATCTTGAGGTAACCCCTCCTTTTGGCGAGGAAAATATAATAGTATATGCAAGTACATCACCTCTTGGTGGACTTGATTTGGCGGCTACGGGTGGTGTCTACCAGGTAAAAACAAAAGATACCGGAATAAAAACCAGAGGTGTGAAAATTAAAGCAAAAACAAATGAGTCAAGGGCCGAAACCGCCGAATTTTTTGAAACAGGTACACCAGTTAAAACCGGCAAATAA
- a CDS encoding type II toxin-antitoxin system prevent-host-death family antitoxin: protein MKATAKDLRFHSKGLLDTVKKGEEVIITFRGKPRAKLIPYTEKKKEITKNELFGIWKDNDVIKDVDEYVRKLRKGRY, encoded by the coding sequence ATGAAAGCAACTGCAAAAGATCTCAGGTTTCATTCAAAAGGACTGCTTGATACCGTCAAGAAGGGTGAAGAAGTTATAATTACCTTTCGCGGCAAACCTCGCGCCAAACTTATTCCCTATACAGAGAAAAAGAAGGAAATCACTAAAAATGAGTTGTTTGGAATTTGGAAAGATAATGATGTAATTAAAGACGTAGATGAATATGTCAGGAAGTTAAGAAAAGGAAGATATTAA
- a CDS encoding type II toxin-antitoxin system VapC family toxin, translating into MLLDTDILIWYMKGNEKAFKAIEGSKDFFISVITYMELVQGMRNKIELNHLRKALHIWNSKILYLSEEISAKAMFFVEQHYLSHSIQLADALIGATAIVYGLPILTGNDKHYKIFKNLQIKKFRP; encoded by the coding sequence ATGCTTCTCGATACGGATATCCTCATTTGGTATATGAAAGGAAATGAAAAAGCATTTAAAGCTATTGAAGGCTCAAAGGATTTCTTTATTTCAGTAATCACATACATGGAATTAGTCCAGGGTATGAGAAACAAGATTGAGCTTAACCATCTTCGTAAGGCCCTGCATATTTGGAACTCGAAAATTCTTTATCTTTCAGAAGAGATATCCGCCAAAGCAATGTTTTTTGTAGAACAACATTATTTAAGCCATTCTATTCAACTTGCGGATGCTTTGATAGGTGCTACAGCAATTGTTTATGGGCTTCCAATTCTAACAGGAAACGACAAACATTATAAGATATTCAAAAATTTACAAATCAAAAAATTCCGGCCTTAA
- a CDS encoding DUF1848 domain-containing protein, producing MIISASRRTDIPAFYSRWFMNRIRAEFCTVANPFNPAQISNISLSPENVDLIVFWTRNPGPIIPYLKELNQRGYRFYFLYTLMNNPKLLDPKSPSVKHSLNIFKKLSDLIGPQKIIWRYDPIVLSNITDINFHKNNYENIAKSLRGYTQRCIISYLDIYRKIKGRLNKLSDNGFIFNECDDNIFDLSGFLAQIAAENNMQIQSCALKKDLKKFGIFPGKCIDDDYIKKVFGIDLDLKKDPSQRKECGCVSSKDIGMYNSCLYECQYCYATTSFEKAGINYRSHNPCASSLLKTDIK from the coding sequence ATGATAATAAGCGCAAGCAGAAGAACTGATATCCCGGCTTTTTACAGCAGATGGTTTATGAATCGCATTCGTGCTGAATTTTGCACAGTTGCAAACCCCTTCAATCCGGCTCAAATTTCAAATATTTCTCTATCTCCTGAAAACGTTGATCTTATTGTGTTCTGGACACGCAATCCAGGCCCAATTATTCCTTATCTAAAAGAACTTAATCAAAGAGGCTATCGTTTTTATTTTTTATATACTCTTATGAATAACCCGAAACTTCTTGACCCTAAATCTCCTTCAGTGAAACACTCGCTTAATATATTCAAAAAGCTGTCCGATCTTATCGGCCCCCAAAAGATTATTTGGCGCTATGACCCAATTGTTTTAAGCAATATTACAGATATTAATTTTCACAAAAACAACTATGAAAATATAGCAAAATCTTTGCGCGGTTATACGCAACGCTGCATAATAAGTTATTTAGATATTTACCGAAAGATAAAGGGCAGGCTTAACAAGCTGTCTGATAACGGTTTTATTTTCAATGAATGCGATGATAATATATTTGATCTTTCCGGTTTTTTAGCTCAAATTGCTGCTGAAAATAATATGCAAATACAAAGCTGTGCCTTAAAAAAAGATCTTAAAAAATTCGGCATTTTTCCTGGTAAATGTATAGATGATGATTATATTAAAAAAGTTTTTGGAATAGATCTTGATCTGAAAAAAGATCCTTCTCAAAGAAAAGAATGCGGATGTGTTTCAAGTAAAGATATTGGAATGTATAATTCCTGTCTCTATGAATGCCAATATTGTTATGCAACAACCAGCTTCGAAAAAGCGGGAATTAATTATCGCAGCCATAACCCTTGTGCATCTTCGCTGCTTAAAACTGATATAAAATGA
- a CDS encoding Smr/MutS family protein produces the protein MKPVKIPIEDSIDLHTFRPQDVSDLLSEYFEECIANGIYTVRIIHGKGKGILKNNVAQILKKSPYVVSFSDSPPERGGWGSTIAELKRSK, from the coding sequence ATGAAACCGGTTAAAATACCTATTGAAGATTCAATCGATTTACATACATTCAGGCCCCAGGATGTTTCCGATCTTCTTTCCGAATATTTCGAAGAATGTATTGCAAACGGCATCTATACTGTGCGTATAATACACGGTAAGGGCAAAGGAATACTTAAAAATAATGTTGCGCAAATTTTAAAGAAAAGTCCTTATGTTGTATCATTTAGCGATTCGCCGCCTGAAAGAGGGGGCTGGGGCTCTACTATAGCCGAACTTAAAAGGAGTAAATAA
- a CDS encoding TraB/GumN family protein — MESNNHNMVHRLFAGDKEIILVGTAHVSKDSAELVNSVINEEKPDTVCVELCESRYQAIEKKDMWQNTNIVKVIKEKKTFLLLSNLILASFQKRIAKKFDIIPGMEMVQAIIAGKSIGAKIHTADRDIRVTLTRVWRNIGFWGKAKLIFQLILSLGDVGDITENDIEKMKQEDVLETLLAEVGQSLPALKKILIDERDMYLAEKIKTAPGNKIVAVVGAGHVKGIKANWDDDIDIESLETIPPKSNISNAFQWIFTAGILILFVYGFYYGGAKAGADMITWWILITGVLAGIGAVVAMAHPLTILSSMLAAPLTTLHPLIAVGWVSGLVEAYFSKPKVKDIESLPEDILSIRGFWKNKVTRILLVVAFTNLGASIGTFVAVPLMIKML, encoded by the coding sequence ATGGAATCCAACAACCACAATATGGTGCATCGCCTGTTTGCCGGAGATAAGGAAATCATTCTTGTAGGAACCGCTCATGTGTCAAAAGATAGCGCTGAACTTGTCAATTCGGTAATTAACGAAGAAAAGCCCGATACCGTATGTGTAGAACTATGTGAATCAAGGTATCAGGCTATAGAAAAAAAGGACATGTGGCAAAATACCAATATTGTAAAAGTTATAAAGGAAAAAAAGACTTTTCTTCTTCTTTCAAATCTAATTCTCGCATCATTTCAGAAAAGAATTGCAAAAAAATTTGATATAATTCCGGGAATGGAAATGGTTCAGGCCATCATAGCGGGAAAATCCATCGGTGCCAAGATACATACAGCAGATAGGGATATAAGAGTAACTCTTACAAGAGTATGGCGTAATATCGGATTTTGGGGAAAAGCAAAGCTTATTTTCCAACTGATTCTTTCATTAGGAGATGTTGGAGATATCACGGAAAATGATATTGAAAAGATGAAACAGGAAGACGTGCTTGAAACTCTTCTTGCAGAAGTAGGGCAATCTCTTCCTGCTTTAAAAAAGATATTGATAGATGAAAGAGATATGTATCTTGCCGAAAAAATTAAAACAGCTCCGGGAAACAAAATTGTAGCTGTAGTAGGAGCCGGTCATGTAAAAGGTATAAAAGCTAATTGGGACGATGATATTGATATAGAATCACTTGAAACAATTCCTCCCAAAAGTAATATATCAAATGCTTTCCAATGGATTTTCACAGCCGGTATCTTAATACTGTTTGTTTATGGTTTTTATTACGGCGGAGCAAAGGCCGGTGCGGATATGATAACCTGGTGGATACTTATAACAGGTGTCCTTGCAGGGATAGGCGCAGTTGTCGCCATGGCTCACCCTCTTACGATTTTATCTTCCATGCTTGCTGCACCATTAACTACTCTGCATCCGCTTATAGCTGTTGGATGGGTTTCAGGGCTGGTGGAAGCCTATTTCAGCAAACCTAAAGTTAAAGATATAGAAAGCTTACCTGAAGATATTCTTTCTATACGAGGCTTCTGGAAAAATAAAGTTACCAGAATACTTCTTGTAGTTGCCTTTACGAACTTAGGCGCTTCTATAGGAACGTTTGTTGCGGTACCTCTGATGATAAAAATGCTTTAA
- a CDS encoding 4Fe-4S binding protein — MLCVKQCPEGAIIGCEVKQPPVIDISRCSGCNACRSVCEFQAITVVVYITK; from the coding sequence ATGCTGTGTGTGAAACAATGCCCAGAGGGTGCAATTATTGGCTGTGAAGTTAAACAGCCGCCTGTTATCGATATATCCCGTTGCAGTGGATGCAATGCATGCCGTTCGGTCTGTGAGTTCCAGGCGATTACTGTGGTAGTTTACATAACGAAATGA